The Phacochoerus africanus isolate WHEZ1 chromosome 15, ROS_Pafr_v1, whole genome shotgun sequence genome has a segment encoding these proteins:
- the KIFBP gene encoding LOW QUALITY PROTEIN: KIF-binding protein (The sequence of the model RefSeq protein was modified relative to this genomic sequence to represent the inferred CDS: inserted 1 base in 1 codon), whose amino-acid sequence MADAPWVELREKFQAALALSRVELHKNPEKEPYKSKYHARALLEEVKALLGPAPEDEDDRPQAEDSLGTGDHTLGLPAELVEAEGPIALGAVRRAVIEFHLGVNHIDTEELSAGEEHLVKCLRLLRKYRMSQDCVSLYIQAQNNLGILWSEREEIESAQAYLESSEALYNQYMKEIGSPPLDPTEHFLSEEEKLAEQERSKRFEKVYTHNLYYLAQVYQHMEMFEKAAHYCHSTLKRQLEHNAYHPMEWAINAATLSQFYINKQCFMEARHCLSAANVIFGQTGKISTMEDTTEAEGDVPELYHQRKGEIARCWIKYCLTLMQNAQLSMQDNIGELDLDKQSELRALRXKELDEEESVRKKAVQFGTGELCDAISAVEEKVSYLRPLDFEEARELFLTGQHYVFEAKEFFQIDGYVTDHIEVVQDHSALFKVLAFFETDMERRCKMHKRRIAMLEPLIVDLNPQYYLLVNRQIQFEIAHAYYDMMDLKVAIADKLRDPDSHIVKKINNLNKSALKYYQLFLDSLRDPNKVFPEHIGEDVLRPAMLAKFRVARLYGKIITADPKKELENLATSLEHYKFIVDYCERHPEAAQEIEVELELSKEMVSLLPTKMERFRTKMALT is encoded by the exons ATGGCGGATGCTCCGTGGGTTGAGCTTCGTGAGAAATTCCAGGCCGCACTGGCCCTGTCGCGGGTGGAACTGCATAAAAACCCAGAGAAGGAACCGTACAAGTCCAAATACCACGCTCGGGCGCTGCTGGAAGAGGTTAAGGCCCTTCTGGGCCCCGCGCCTGAGGACGAGGATGACCGGCCTCAGGCCGAGGACAGCTTGGGAACGGGGGACCACACCCTGGGACTGCCGGCTGAATTGGTGGAAGCCGAGGGCCCCATTGCCCTGGGGGCAGTGAGGCGGGCGGTTATTGAGTTTCATCTCGGGGTGAATCACATCGACACGGAGGAGCTGTCGGCGGGGGAGGAGCATCTGGTGAAATGCCTGAGGCTACTGCGCAAGTACCGAATGTCGCAAGACTGCGTCTCCCTCTACATCCAAGCTCAG aaTAACCTGGGTATCTTGTGGTCCGAAAGAGAAGAAATTGAATCTGCACAAGCTTATCTAGAATCATCAGAAGCTCTGTATAATCAGTATATGAAAGAG ATTGGGAGTCCTCCTCTTGATCCTACTGAgcattttctttctgaagaagAGAAACTTGCTGAACAAGAGAGATCAAAAAG ATTTGAGAAGGTTTATACTCATAACCTGTATTACCTGGCTCAAGTCTACCAGCACATGGAAATGTTTGAGAAGGCTGCTCATTATTGCCACAGTACCCTAAAACGCCAGCTTGAGCACAATGCCTACCATCCTATGGAGTGGGCTATTAATGCTGCTACCTTGTCACAATTTTACATCAATAAG CAATGCTTTATGGAGGCTAGGCATTGTTTATCAGCTGCTAATGTCATTTTTGGTCAAACTGGAAAGATCTCAACCATGGAAGACA CTACTGAAGCTGAAGGAGATGTGCCAGAGCTTTATcatcaaagaaaaggagaaatagcaAGATGCTGGATCAAATATTGTTTGACTCTCATGCAGAATGCCCAACTTTCCATGCAG gacaaCATAGGAGAGCTTGATCTTGATAAACAATCTGAACTTAGAGCTTTAA AAAAAGAACTAGATGAGGAAGAAAGTGTTAGGAAAAAAGCTGTGCAGTTTGGAACCGGTGAACTGTGTGATGCCATCTCTGCAGTGGAAGAGAAAGTCAGCTACTTGAGACCTTTAGATTTTGAAGAAGCCAGAGAGCTTTTCTTAACGGGTCAGCATTATGTTTTTGAGGCAAAAGAGTTCTTTCAGATCGATGGTTATGTCACTGACCATATTGAAGTTGTCCAAGACCACAGTGCCCTGTTTAAGGTGCTTGCATTCTTTGAAACTGACATGGAGAGACGGTGCAAGATGCATAAACGTAGAATAGCCATGCTAGAGCCCCTAATTGTGGACCTGAATCCACAGTATTATCTGTTGGTCAACAGGCAGATTCAGTTTGAAATTGCACATGCTTACTATGATATGATGGATTTGAAGGTTGCCATAGCTGACAAACTGAGGGATCCTGACTCACACATcgtaaaaaaaatcaataatcttAATAAGTCAGCATTGAAATACTACCAGCTCTTCTTAGACTCCCTGAGAGACCCAAATAAAGTATTTCCTGAGCACATAGGGGAAGATGTCCTTCGCCCTGCCATGTTAGCTAAGTTTCGAGTTGCCCGTCTCTATGGCAAAATCATCACTGCAGATCCCAAGAAAGAGCTAGAAAATTTGGCAACATCATTAGAACATTATAAATTTATTGTTGACTACTGCGAGAGGCACCCTgaagctgcccaagaaatagaagTTGAGCTAGAACTTAGCAAAGAAATGGTAAGTCTTCTTCCAACAAAAATGGAGAGATTCAGAACCAAGATGGCCCTGACTTAA